The Urbifossiella limnaea nucleotide sequence GCCTGCGGGCGGCGGCCGGCGGCGACGGCGGCGCGGTCGTGGTCTGGGACGTGGATTAAACGACCCGGCGGTCGAAGTCCGGGATCTGCGTGAACGCCACCCGCGTGGGAGCCGCGTCCTTCAGCCCCCACATGCCGCCGAAGTGCACGACGCTTCCCCCGAACTCGGCGTTCACGTCGTCCATGGCGTGCGACAGCTCCGCCTCCTTGCGGTCGATCTCGAACAGGCTCGGTGTCGCGTTCGCGGCCGGCCGCAGGTCCGTCAAGACCATGCCGACTTTGAACGGCACCCCGCCCGGCGGCCGCGTCGCCCACATGTCGGACACGGCCCGGAGCACGCCCGGCGTGTCCTCGCGGTGCGGGAACCGGCACCTGGCGCCCCACCCCGCCTTGCCCCAGCCCGACGGCGCCGCCACCGTCCCCGGCTCGCCCAGGTAGCTGACGCCGACCGACACGCCTCCGGTCCAGTACCCCACCTTCCGCAGCCGGGCTACCGCCTTGTGAGTCAGTCGCACCATCACGCCGTAGGCGCCCTCGTCGGTCCGCAGGCCCGGCGGCAGGACGTGCGAGTGGCCGACCGTCTGCCGCCGCGTCGGCCGCTCCGGCACGTCCTCGCCGCGGACGGTGCGGTACCACTTCTCGCCGAGCAACTTGCTCCCCCACACGGCCGCCAGCACGCTCACCGGGGCGGCGCAGAACTGTTCGGTGGTGAACACGCCGTGCAGGTTCAGCCGCCGCTTCATCCGCGGCCCCACCCCGGGGAAGGCCTCGATCGGCAGCACGTGCAGGCGGTGCGGCAGGTCGTCGTCGGCGAACACGGTCAGGCCGTCGGGCTTCTTGAAGTCGGAGCCCATCTTGGCGAGGATCTCGTTCGGCCCGGCCCCGATCGAGCAGCGCATCTGGTCGCCGGCCCGTCGGTAAATCGCGTCCTTGATCGCCCGGCCGATCTCGACCACCCTGTCGCGCTTCCGCTCCGACTCGACCAGCCGGCACGACATCTCGTCGATCGACGCGATCGACTTGACCGGGATGACCGACCCGATGGCGTCCACGACGCGGTTGTGGAACGTGACGTACTCGCGGTGCCGGGCCTCCCTCAGGATGATCCTGGGGCACAGCTGCTTGGCCTCCCACACGGGCGTGCCGGTCTTCACGCCGAACGCCTTGGCCTCGTAGCTGGCGGCGATGCAGAAGGTGGTGTCGGCCTGCGTCGGGATGACGGCGACGGGCTTGCCGCGGAGGGCGGGGTCGAGCTGCTGCTCGACGGACGCGAAGAACGAGTTCATGTCCACGAACAGGTAGCGGAGCGGCACGGCGGCTCCCGTGGATGTGAGCGTAATGTCAGTAGTGGACTCCTGTCCATAGTAATGGCATAACCTCCCGTTCGGGGGATGCAACCGGAATCGACGGAATCCGGTCAAAAAGTGCTGCCCCGCGTGCCGGACGGGGAGAGCTCACGACCGATCAGGGCAGTGACGCGACCGCCGGGTGCCGCAGGTCGAGCCGGTATAGCACCTGGTTGTAGTCGTACCGCGGCACCCGGTCGGGGTTGCCGCTGAAGTCGTGCGTGAAAGTCCCCTCGAAGTGGATCGTCCGCCCGCCGTCGCGGTCGAGGATGGCGTGGTGGACGACGTTGTAGAACGTCTGCCGATCGTGCGTCGCCACCTTCATGGCCTTTTGGAACGGCCCGGTCGGGTGGTCGGCCTCCGCGTACCACACCTCGCCCAGGTGCGACGTGCCGCCGACCTGTCCGGCGAGCATCACCCAGCGCTTCCGGTACTCGTTCCAGCGCACCGACCCGCTGTGCAACTGCACGCGCTGGGCCGGCTTCGCCGCGTCCGCGGGGCAGAAGCGGGCGTGTTCCGCCTTCAGCTTCCCGGCCTTCAGCCAGGCGTGCTCGGTCTTAGAGTCGGTCGGCGGCAGCTCCTTCTGCCAGCGCCAGGTTCCGTCCGCCGGCTCACAAGTGAACGCCTCGTACCGCGTCGCGTCGAGGATCGCCTCCAGCGTCGCCGGCACACGGACGTTCGGGTTCGGGCTACCGAACAGCAGGTAGCGGGTGCCGCCGTCGTCCCACGGGATCGGGTGCCCGTTCGGCCGCCGCCACTTCTCGGCGAGCGGCAGCTGCTTGACGGGGACGAAGACGTCCTTCGCGTCGTCGTACACGGCGATGCCGTGCTCCAACTCGTCAGTCAGCCCCTTACGGCGGGTGTAGTGCGTCGCCAGGCGCTCCTTCCCGTCGGCGTCCGGGACGACACACGTGCAGAACACCCACACCACGCCGTCGGGCCGCTCCGGCAGCGGGATCATGGCGCGGGCGAAGCCGGTCTTCGGGTTTACGAAGTAGTCGTAAGGCAGACCTGCCGACGGGTCGAAGGCGGGTGTGGGGATCGGCGTGGTGGCGCCGGCGGTGCGGTAGAGGCCGAGCGGGTAGTCGAGCCGGTTGGTGTCGCCCCAGAACCAGAACGCCTTGCCGCGGTAGATGACCGACTGGACGCTGTCCTGCCCCACGACGCGGCCCAGGTTCGGGCTCACCGGCAGCGGCGACGGGTAGCCGAGCAGTTCGGTGTCGCGGAACCGACCTTCGCCCGTCAGGCGGCACAGCCGTTCCGCGGGGACAGTGCGCGCCACCTTGATCTCGCTCACCTTCCCCGGCTGCGGCGTCACCTTCGCGCCGGCGAAGCCGAAGCCGTCCTTCTTCACCTCGTAGCCGTGGCCGCGGACGGAGAGGTACACGTCGCGGCCCATCAGGCCCGGCTCCTGGAACGCGATGCGGCCGGCGCTGTCGGTGACGAAGCGGTCGCCGTGGACGGTGGTGAGTTCGACGAGCGGTACGCCGCGGCCGGTAGCGGCGTCGGTGACGCGGAGCTCGGCCCACGGCGCGTTCGGCGGCGCGGCGGGGGCCAGCAGGAGGGCGGCGACGACGGGGGAGAGCACGGCGGGCTCCGGGGTTCAGTCGGCGAACACGAACTCGTTCAGGTTCAGCACCACGCGGCACGCCGCGGGGAGGCCGTGCGCCGCGGCGTAGTCGCCGAGCGAACGCCGCTCGTCGGGCGTCGGCGCCCGCCCCGTCGCGATGCGGAACGCGGCCGCGGCGCGGCCGGTGTCGTCGGTCGCAAGGGGCCGCACCCGGTCCGCGAGGTGACCGGCCATCGTCACCGCCAGCCGGTTGTTCAGCAGCGCCAGCGCCTGCTGCGGCGTGATCGTCTGGTTCCGCCGGTCCACGGCGAGCGACGGGTCGGCGCAGTCGAGCGCCGCCATGAACGGCTGCTGCTTCGACCGCACCACGAACCGGTACACCGCCCGCCGGTGGCTCGCCGGGTCGTTCGGGTTGTGGAGGTGGTACTGGTAGTGCGGCGAGTGCTCGGGCCGCTCGACGACGAAGTCGCGGAAGCTCGGCCCGCCCATCGTGCGGTCGAGCTTCCCGGCCGCCCACAGGATCGAGTCGCGCACCACCTCGGCCTCCAGCTTCCGCCGGTTCTGCCGCCACAGGAAGCGGTTGTCGGCGTCGGCGCGGGCGTACTCCGCGTTCGTCGCCGAGCCCTGGCGGTACGTCGAACTCGTCACGATGAGCCGGTGCAGGTGCTTGAGGCTGTCGCGGTCGCGCAGTTCGGCGGCGAGCCAGTCGAGCAGTTCGGGGTGCGTCGGCAGCGCGCCCATGCGGCCGAAGTCGTTCGGCGTCTCGACGAGGCCGCGGCCGAAGTGGTACTGCCAGACGCGGTTCGCGGCGCTGCGCCAGACCAGCGGGTTCTTCGAGTCCGTGACCCACCGCGCGAGCGCCGCCCGGCGGTCGCCCTCGCGGTGGTTCGGCGGCAGGTCGAACGCCGCAGGGAGCCCCGGTAGCTGCGAGAGCGGCCCGGGTTGAACCTCGCGGCCGGGCTTGGTCACGTCGCCGCGCGGCAGCAGGTGGATCGGCCGCGGTCGGCCGGCGTTCGTGCCGGTGCCGACGAAGTTGCCCGAGCCGGTGTGAACCGCGCCGACGTAGGCGGTGCGCTGCGTCGGCGGTAGCTTCCGCAGTTCAAGATCGGCCCCGTCGCGGTCGGCGACTGCGGCCCGCCACGCGACGGCGTCCGCGGGCGCGAGCGCGTCGTCGAACCGCTTGGCGCGTCGGGCGGTGAGTGCCGTCACGTCCTCGGTCGCGGTGCCGGTCGGGAACTTGCCGTCGGTCAGGTTGGACCGGCGCCACCGCGGCGCTGCTTCGATGCTGTCCAGCGACGTGGCCGCCTTCCCGGCCGCCCGGTTGGCACCGGCCGCGTCGATCGCTTCGAGCTCGGACACGGCGAGGATGTAGTCCGTGGGCATCCGGCTGACGAGCCGCGTCGCGGTGAGGCGGACGTAGCGCCCCTTCGCGCCGTTGGCGGGCAGGCGTACCGCGGTCAGGCCGGGGTTGGGGAAGTCGGCCGCGGTGTGGTCGGCGACCAGCGCCGGCCGCGCGAACGCGGCGTCGTCGGACACTTCCACCTTGAACCGCACCGGGAAGCCGAACCCGGCGCCGATGCTGTTGAAGTCGTCGTGGCACGGCCGCAGCACGACGCGGTCGAGCGCCACGGTCTCGCCGAGATCGACCTGCACCCACTTCGCCCGGTCGGGCTGGGCCTCGATGGCCGAGTGGTAGCCGTGTTCCGCGGGGCGGGCGCCGGGCTGCTTCGCGGCCGCGATCTGCTTGTCGAGTTCGACCAACTCCGGCCCCGCTTTCGCCTTCGCGGCTGACTCGATGCGGCTCACCCGCTCCTGCGCCGCGGACCGCTTCGCGGTCAGCTCGGTGCGCTTCGCCCCGGTGGCGGGGTCGGGGTCGTACTGGCGGTCGGCCCGGTCGATGGCCGCGAACACGGCCTGCAACCGGTAATAGTCCTCCTGCGGGATCGGGTCGAACTTGTGGTTGTGGCACTGGGCACAATGCGCCGTCAGGCTCAAAAACGAGCCCACGGTGTTGGAGACGAAGTCGTCGCGGTCCAGGTGGCGGGCCACGCGGCCGTCGATCTTCGACTCGGGCAGCTCGACGTGGCCGATGAAGTCCCACGGGCCGGCTGACAGGAACCCGAGCGCCTCGAACCCGTCGGCGGTGCCGGGGAACAGCACGTCGCCGGCGATCTGCTCCTGCACGAACCGCGAGTACGGCTTGTCGGCGTTGAACGCCCGGATGACGTAGTCGCGGTACGGCCACGCGTTCGGCCGCGGCTGGTCCTTGTCGTACCCGTGCGTCTCGCCGAAGTGGACCACGTCGAGCCAGTGCCGCGCCCACCGCTCGCCGAAGTGCGGCGACGCCAGCAGCTTCTCGACCAGCTTCTCGTAGGCGTCGGGGGCGGGGTCGGCAGCGAAGGCGTCGATCTCCTCGGGCGTCGGCGGCAGGCCGATCAGGTCGAAGGAGAGCCGGCGGATGAGCGTGCGCCGGTCTGCTTCCGGCGAGGGAGACAGGTTGCGGGTGCGGAGCGTGGCGAGAACATAAGCGTCGATCGGGTTGCGGATCGGGAACGCGACGGCCGCGGGCGGGGTCGGCACCGGCGGCCGGGTCAGCGGCTTCAGCGACCACCAGTCGGCGGGGTTGGCGGCGGCCGAGCCGTCGTCGGGCCAGCGGGCGCCCTGCTCGACCCAGCTGCGGAGCACGCCCACCTGCGCGGCGGTGAGGCGTTCGCCGCGCGGGGGCATCACGTTGTCGGGGTCGGCGCCGCTCACCAGCTTCAGCAGGTAGCTGTCGTTCGCGTTCCCGGCCACGATTGCCTTGCCGCTGTCGCCGCCGCGCAGGGCGTCGGCGCGGCGGTCGAGGCGGAGGCCGCCCTTCTGCTTCTCGGGGCCGTGGCACGAGACGCAGTGCCGGTCGAGGATCGGCTTCACGTCCTTCGTGAAATCGACGGGCGGGCTCTTGGCCGGGGGAGCGGGCTGGGCGTCGAGGTGACCCGCGGCGAGGAGGCCGGCCGCGGCGAGCGCCACGGCCGCGGGGCCGGCGAGGCGGCAGAACATGGACGGCATCCCGAAGGAAGCGGGGCAGGGGTCCGCGCCCATTAACCTACACGACGAGGCAATCGGTCGCACCCCGGTTTCCCGCGCGTCACACTGCGGCTGACGCGGCGCGCCGCGCCGCCTCCACCCCGTCCACGAACCGCTTGCACTCCGGCAGCGCCTCCAGGAACATCCGCCCGTACGGCTTCGTCAGCACCCGCGGGTCGAACAGCACCACGATGCCGCGGTCCGTCGCGGTGCGGATCAGCCGGCCGAAGCCCTGCTTCAGCTTGATCGCCGCCTGCGGCACCTGAAATTCCATGAACGGGTTGCCGCCGTCCGCCGCGATCTTCTCCAGCCGCGCCTCTGTGAGCGGCCGGTCGGGCACCGCGAACGGCAGCTTCGTGATGATGACGTTCGAGAGCGCCTCGCCGCGCACGTCCACGCCCTGCCAGAAGCTGTCCACGCCGAACAGCACCGCCTTCGGCGCCGTCCGGAATTGCTCCAGCAGCCGCGGCGCCGGCAGCCCCGACCCCTGCGCCAGCAGCGTGTAGCCGTGCTTGGCGAACCACGGCCCCAGCTGGGCCGCGGCGCGGTTCAGGAACGTGTAGCTGGTGAATAGCACGAACGCCCGGCCCTTCGTCTTCTCGATGTACTCGGGGAGCCGCGCCAGCACCTCGTCCTCGTACTTCGCAGCCGACGCGGACGGGTCCGGCATGGTGCGAAACAGGTGGAGCTCGACCTGCTCGCGGAAGTTGAACGGGCTGCCGAGTTGGTGCGCCTCGGCCTCGTCGAGCCCGAGGCGGCGCTGGAAGTGGGCGAACCCCTCCTTCCCGCCCGCGGAGAGCGTGGCGCTCGCCATCACCACCGTCGGCACGCGGTCGTACAACTGGCGCTTCAGCTCGGGGCCGACCTCGATGGGGGCGCTGGCGAGCGACACCCGCGGCACCCGCCCGGCCCGCACCTCGACCCAGTACACCTGCCCCGGCAACTCCTGCCCGAGCCACTCGCGCACGCTCGTCGCCATGCCCATGAGCCGGTCGGCCCGGCTGACCAGCTCGATCTTCTCCTCGTCCGACTTCAGCTTGTCCGCGGCGGTCGTCAGCTGCGTCGCCAGCTTGTCCAACTCCTCGGACAGCCGGTCGGGCACCACGTTCTTCTCGCGGACGCGGCCGGTCCCCTTCGGCTGAATCTGCTGCCACTGGTGGACGGCGAGGAAGAACGTCTCCGCGGCCTGGCGGGTCCGTTCGAGCTGGGCGATGCTTTCGGCCGTGCCGAGGGTAGCGAGAATCCCCTTGTGCGACCGCGGGGCGAGGAGCTGGTTCAGGATGTACTCGACGCCGCCCTGCGACACCGCCAGCCCGAGGTGGTCCGCGGCCACGTCTTCGAGCGTGTGCGCCTCGTCGAAGATGACGACCTGGTAGTCCGGCAGCAGCCCGCCGCCGGAGCGCCGCAGGGCCAGGTCGGCGAAGAACAGGGCGTGGTTCACGACCAGCACGTTGGCCCCGAACACTTGCTTGCGGGCCTTGTAGTAGAAGCAGGTGTCGTGGGTGGGGCACTTCCGGCCGAGGCAGTTGCCGCCTTCGCTCTGCACCAGATCCCAGACGCTCTCGAACGGTTGAAGCGGCAGGTCGGCCTTGCTACCGTCGCGGGTCTGGCGCGACCAGCGGCCGATCTGCACGAGCTGGTCCACGGCCCCGGGCGTTTCCAGCAGCGAGTTCATCTTCTGCTGCGCGGTGTGGAGGCGGCGGAGGCTGAGGTAGTTGCCGCGGCCCTTGACCAGCACCGGCCGGAAGTCGAACGGCAGCGCCTTCTGGAGGAACGGCAGGTCCTTGCGGATGAGCTGTTCCTGGAGGCTGATGGTGTGCGTGGAGACGACGACCTTGAGGTCCTTCTTGGCCGCGGCGAGGATGGCGGGGACGAGGTAGGCGAAGCTCTTGCCGACACCCGTGCCGGCCTCGACGAGGAGCTTGTGCTTGCCGTCGATGGCGGCGGCGACGGCCTCGGCCATGTCGAGCTGCTGGGGCCGCGACTCGAAGCCGGGGTAGCTGGCGGCGACGAGCCCGCCCGGACCGAGGATGGACGCGATGGACATTTGGTGATTGTGCCAGCGGAGGGGTGGCCGGGGGAAGCCCGGTTGAGGGGGCGCGACCGAGCTTCTCGAAAAGGCTAGGGGTTACGCGGCTTTCGCAACATCGCCGCGCAGCTCGTCGAGGATCGGTCCACACAGCACGGCTTCCAGTTTCGCCAATACGCGGGCGACGTTGGCCCCGTCGAGTACGCGGTGGTCGTAGATGAGCCGCACGTCGCACCCGCCGTCCGCCGCGATCACGCCGTAGTTCAGCAGGGTCGTCCACGGCGAGAGCGGGTGGAGCGACTCGGCCCCGAGCCCGGAGTAGACCGACACCGCAAACGTGCCGGCGTAGTTCGCCCGCTGGCGGCCCACGTTCAGGGCGACCCACATCAGCAGCCGGCGGACGAGCCTCGGGTAGCCGGCGACGGTCAGGGCGCGGCGAAACGTCTTTACCTCATCGACCGGCGCGGTGGCCGCGTACTTGAGGTGGTCGGCGATTTGGCGAATCGACAGCGCGGCCGGGTCCTTGATCCGGTAGCCGAAGACCGCCTTCTCGCTCTCGTAGTCGCGCTCGACCGTGACGTACGCGGCGCTCGCCGGGTACTCGTACAGGTGGGCCCACGGGAACTTGACGTACGCCCGGCGGAGGTCGGGCACGTCCGCCGCGACGAGGGCGTACGCCTTGGTGAAGATCGCCGTCCAGGCTGGTCGGTCGGCAGTGGCGTTCCGGGCGGCGACGAGCGGGGCCAGGTTCATCCGCCGCTGGACCGGCACCGTGGGCACGCCGGCCGCGAAGTACATGAGGTCCGCGACCATCCGCCGCGGGCGGGAGAGTGCAACCGCTCGGCCGCGCATCGGGCTACCTCGTCGGCTTCACGGCCCGGAAGATGAACGCCTGCTGGGAGTAGCTGAGGCGGTGCTCGATGCGGGTGTACCCGGCGGCCGCGAGTTTCTCGGCGATCTCGTCGGCCGGGAGGTAGTGGAACCGGCCGGTCCGGGCCTCACGCTTCAGCCACGCCCCGTACCGCATCATCCGCCACGACCGCTTCAGGAATTCGAGCGGCCGCCGCGTCCGGAAGATGCCGCCGAGCGACTCGACCCCTACGCGCAGCCACGACGGCTCGGGCACGTTCACCGAGAACACGAACCGCCCGCCGGGCCGGATCACCCGCAGCACCTCGGCCAGGATGGTGTCGTACGCGGCGGTGGTCCACCGCCCCTCGGCCTCGGAGTACGACTCGGCATACGTGATCGAGAGGCCGGACACGGCGTGGTCGAACGAGTCCGACGGGACCTGCGACAACCCGTCGCTGAAGTTGTGGCACTCGAACCGGACGCGGTCCCCGGGCGGCGGGGCAAGCGTTTTGCGGAGCTTCGCGTACGCCTGCTCGTTCACCGCGGCGCAGTCCAGCCCGACCACCTCGGCGACGGCGCCGTTCGACCGCTCCCACAGGGCGGCGCTCAGCGGCCCGCTCCCGCAGCCGAGGTCGAGCCACCGCTCGCCGGCGGCCGGGGCGCACCAGTCGATGGTGTCGGTCAAGAGTTGGCGGTAGGGGCGGAGTTCTTGCTGCGACCAGAACGCCTTTGCACACTTCGCGTCCGGCCAGAAGTTCCGCACCGCGGGCGCCACGCCCATGCCTCGCCTCCGTGCCGTAAGGCCATTTCCCGTATCAGTGGTCTTACCCCCGGTGCCTCATCTCGCACAATATCACTTCCGCTCCCCGCTCGGAGTCGCGACCCGAGGTGCAGCTACAGGGCGTCGCCCTCGCGCGTCACGAGTTGCCGACGACCAGGTCCGAACGACGATCCGGGGAGCAGGACGAGAGGGGCACCCATGAAGGTCACGGTCGAGGCGACGGTCGCGGCGCCGGTCGAGGCGGTGTGGCGGGCCTGGACGACGCCCGACGACATCAAACAGTGGAACGCCGCGTCCGACGACTGGCACACCACCGCCGCCAGCGTCGACCTGCGCGTCGGCGGGCGGTTCTCGTCGCGGATGGAGGCCCGGGACGGCAGCGCGGGCTTTGACTTCGCCGGCACGTACACGACCGTCATTCCGCTCGAACTGATCGAGTGCGCGATCGGCGAACGGACGCTGCGCGTGGAATTCCACCCGAACGGGGCCGGCGGCGTCATCGTCCGCGAGACGTTCGACGCCGAGGAGACGCACACCGTCGAGCAGCAGCGCGCCGGCTGGCAGGCGATCCTGGACCGGTTCGCCCGGCACGTCGAGGGGCGCTCCTGACAGCCGTCACACGTTCGCCGTGGCGTTCTCGGCCGCCCCGGCCTCGCGCCGGCCGCGTGCCCACGCCAGCAGCGCGGCGGCCAATCCCTTCGCCGACGCCAGCCGCGCGTCGGGCCAGCGCAGCGCCGTCGCACACCACCGCGCCGCGGCTAGTGGCTCCGACTTGCGGACGACGTAGCCGAGCGTGCGGCACGTCGAGGCGTAGCCGGCGGCGATCACGCCCGCGGGCACTTCCTCGCCCACGGCGTAGCGCGTCTCGGCCCGGTGCATGATCGAAAGGGCCGTCGCCACGCGGTCGGCCAGCTTCTTCGACAGGTTACCGTGACCGGTGCGGTACGCCACCAGCTCCTCGTCCACGAAGTCGAAGCCGAACCGCGCCGCGACCCGCAGCCACAGGTCGTAGTCGATCGCTAAATCCCACCCGGGGTCGAACGCCCCCACGGCGCTGAACACCTCGCGCCGCACCACCACCGACGAGAAGCAGACGAAGTTCTGCACGAACATCGGCGTCAGCACGCGGCCGGTCGGCGGGGCGGGCGTCGGTGTGTGCGGCAGCTCGATTCCGTTCTCGTTCATCAGCGAGCGGCGGCAGAACACGACGGCTACGCCGTCCGTGAATCGTGCCAGCTGCTTCTCCAGCTTCGTGGGCTGCCAGGCGTCGTCGGCGTCGAGGAAGGCGACGAACCGGCCGCGGCTCAGGCCGATGCCGAGGTTCTTCGCCCGCGACTGGCCGAGGCGGTCGGAGCGAACGTACTTCACGCGCGAATCCACGAGGTACGGCCGGACCGCGGTGGGCGTGGCGTCCGAGGAGCCGTCGTCCACGATGAGCAGTTCCCAGCCCGGGAGCGTCTGCGCGACCACGGACTCGACCGCGGTCGGGAGGAAGCGGGCGTAGTTCTTCGCGGCCATCACCACGGAAACGAGCGGCTTGGTCATGCGCTCAGCGCCTGGAGGTGATCGCGGGCGGGCTTCGAGATGCAGAATCGGTACTTCCCGCTCGGTTCCTGCGGGATCGCGTCCACCAGTTCCACGGCGAACCGCACCGTCGGGCCGAACGTGTCGCGCACCAGCTTCTCGATCTGCGTGTGACTGGCAGGGCCGAACCCGTCGCCGGCGACGAGGCGGATACGCAAGTCGTGGATAGTTTCCTGCACGATCTGCACCTGGGCGGTGCCGTCGATCAGCAGCGCGAAGTTCTCGGTCAGCGAGATGCCGCTGACGAGCGTGCCGGCGGGCGTGACCACGTAGTCGGCCTCGCGGCCCTCGATGCGATCCAGCAGCGGCAGCCCGCGGCCGCACGTGCAGGCGCGCCCGGCGCCGACGGCCACGTCCCCGATCTGGTAGCGGATCAGCGGCATGGCGCGGTTTACGAGGTCGGTCACGACCAGCGGGCCGGGCGTGCCCGTGCGTGCTTCCACGAACACGTTGTCGGCGTTGACGTGGAGCCCGGCGTGGGCCTCGCACTCTGACGCGATCAGGCTCACTTCCTCGCACCCGTAGCGGTTCGTGACCGGCGTGCCGAACACCTCGGCGATCAGCTTCCGCTGGTAGTCGTGCAGCACCATCGCCGTCGAGATGATGCCGTTCGGGCGGATGTCGAGCACACCTGTCTTCTTCAGGTGGCAGGCGACGAGGTACAGCGAATGCGCGTGACCGAAGATCAGGCCGGGGCGGTGGCGGCGCACTTCCGCGGCGAACGCGGCGACCTTCGCGTCGGTGAGGTGGATGGTGTCGAGGTAGACGGCGCGGTC carries:
- a CDS encoding DNA polymerase Y family protein, yielding MPLRYLFVDMNSFFASVEQQLDPALRGKPVAVIPTQADTTFCIAASYEAKAFGVKTGTPVWEAKQLCPRIILREARHREYVTFHNRVVDAIGSVIPVKSIASIDEMSCRLVESERKRDRVVEIGRAIKDAIYRRAGDQMRCSIGAGPNEILAKMGSDFKKPDGLTVFADDDLPHRLHVLPIEAFPGVGPRMKRRLNLHGVFTTEQFCAAPVSVLAAVWGSKLLGEKWYRTVRGEDVPERPTRRQTVGHSHVLPPGLRTDEGAYGVMVRLTHKAVARLRKVGYWTGGVSVGVSYLGEPGTVAAPSGWGKAGWGARCRFPHREDTPGVLRAVSDMWATRPPGGVPFKVGMVLTDLRPAANATPSLFEIDRKEAELSHAMDDVNAEFGGSVVHFGGMWGLKDAAPTRVAFTQIPDFDRRVV
- a CDS encoding DUF4185 domain-containing protein, producing MLSPVVAALLLAPAAPPNAPWAELRVTDAATGRGVPLVELTTVHGDRFVTDSAGRIAFQEPGLMGRDVYLSVRGHGYEVKKDGFGFAGAKVTPQPGKVSEIKVARTVPAERLCRLTGEGRFRDTELLGYPSPLPVSPNLGRVVGQDSVQSVIYRGKAFWFWGDTNRLDYPLGLYRTAGATTPIPTPAFDPSAGLPYDYFVNPKTGFARAMIPLPERPDGVVWVFCTCVVPDADGKERLATHYTRRKGLTDELEHGIAVYDDAKDVFVPVKQLPLAEKWRRPNGHPIPWDDGGTRYLLFGSPNPNVRVPATLEAILDATRYEAFTCEPADGTWRWQKELPPTDSKTEHAWLKAGKLKAEHARFCPADAAKPAQRVQLHSGSVRWNEYRKRWVMLAGQVGGTSHLGEVWYAEADHPTGPFQKAMKVATHDRQTFYNVVHHAILDRDGGRTIHFEGTFTHDFSGNPDRVPRYDYNQVLYRLDLRHPAVASLP
- a CDS encoding DUF1553 domain-containing protein; translation: MFCRLAGPAAVALAAAGLLAAGHLDAQPAPPAKSPPVDFTKDVKPILDRHCVSCHGPEKQKGGLRLDRRADALRGGDSGKAIVAGNANDSYLLKLVSGADPDNVMPPRGERLTAAQVGVLRSWVEQGARWPDDGSAAANPADWWSLKPLTRPPVPTPPAAVAFPIRNPIDAYVLATLRTRNLSPSPEADRRTLIRRLSFDLIGLPPTPEEIDAFAADPAPDAYEKLVEKLLASPHFGERWARHWLDVVHFGETHGYDKDQPRPNAWPYRDYVIRAFNADKPYSRFVQEQIAGDVLFPGTADGFEALGFLSAGPWDFIGHVELPESKIDGRVARHLDRDDFVSNTVGSFLSLTAHCAQCHNHKFDPIPQEDYYRLQAVFAAIDRADRQYDPDPATGAKRTELTAKRSAAQERVSRIESAAKAKAGPELVELDKQIAAAKQPGARPAEHGYHSAIEAQPDRAKWVQVDLGETVALDRVVLRPCHDDFNSIGAGFGFPVRFKVEVSDDAAFARPALVADHTAADFPNPGLTAVRLPANGAKGRYVRLTATRLVSRMPTDYILAVSELEAIDAAGANRAAGKAATSLDSIEAAPRWRRSNLTDGKFPTGTATEDVTALTARRAKRFDDALAPADAVAWRAAVADRDGADLELRKLPPTQRTAYVGAVHTGSGNFVGTGTNAGRPRPIHLLPRGDVTKPGREVQPGPLSQLPGLPAAFDLPPNHREGDRRAALARWVTDSKNPLVWRSAANRVWQYHFGRGLVETPNDFGRMGALPTHPELLDWLAAELRDRDSLKHLHRLIVTSSTYRQGSATNAEYARADADNRFLWRQNRRKLEAEVVRDSILWAAGKLDRTMGGPSFRDFVVERPEHSPHYQYHLHNPNDPASHRRAVYRFVVRSKQQPFMAALDCADPSLAVDRRNQTITPQQALALLNNRLAVTMAGHLADRVRPLATDDTGRAAAAFRIATGRAPTPDERRSLGDYAAAHGLPAACRVVLNLNEFVFAD
- a CDS encoding ATP-dependent DNA helicase; this translates as MSIASILGPGGLVAASYPGFESRPQQLDMAEAVAAAIDGKHKLLVEAGTGVGKSFAYLVPAILAAAKKDLKVVVSTHTISLQEQLIRKDLPFLQKALPFDFRPVLVKGRGNYLSLRRLHTAQQKMNSLLETPGAVDQLVQIGRWSRQTRDGSKADLPLQPFESVWDLVQSEGGNCLGRKCPTHDTCFYYKARKQVFGANVLVVNHALFFADLALRRSGGGLLPDYQVVIFDEAHTLEDVAADHLGLAVSQGGVEYILNQLLAPRSHKGILATLGTAESIAQLERTRQAAETFFLAVHQWQQIQPKGTGRVREKNVVPDRLSEELDKLATQLTTAADKLKSDEEKIELVSRADRLMGMATSVREWLGQELPGQVYWVEVRAGRVPRVSLASAPIEVGPELKRQLYDRVPTVVMASATLSAGGKEGFAHFQRRLGLDEAEAHQLGSPFNFREQVELHLFRTMPDPSASAAKYEDEVLARLPEYIEKTKGRAFVLFTSYTFLNRAAAQLGPWFAKHGYTLLAQGSGLPAPRLLEQFRTAPKAVLFGVDSFWQGVDVRGEALSNVIITKLPFAVPDRPLTEARLEKIAADGGNPFMEFQVPQAAIKLKQGFGRLIRTATDRGIVVLFDPRVLTKPYGRMFLEALPECKRFVDGVEAARRAASAAV
- a CDS encoding 2-oxo acid dehydrogenase subunit E2, coding for MRGRAVALSRPRRMVADLMYFAAGVPTVPVQRRMNLAPLVAARNATADRPAWTAIFTKAYALVAADVPDLRRAYVKFPWAHLYEYPASAAYVTVERDYESEKAVFGYRIKDPAALSIRQIADHLKYAATAPVDEVKTFRRALTVAGYPRLVRRLLMWVALNVGRQRANYAGTFAVSVYSGLGAESLHPLSPWTTLLNYGVIAADGGCDVRLIYDHRVLDGANVARVLAKLEAVLCGPILDELRGDVAKAA
- a CDS encoding class I SAM-dependent methyltransferase, which produces MGVAPAVRNFWPDAKCAKAFWSQQELRPYRQLLTDTIDWCAPAAGERWLDLGCGSGPLSAALWERSNGAVAEVVGLDCAAVNEQAYAKLRKTLAPPPGDRVRFECHNFSDGLSQVPSDSFDHAVSGLSITYAESYSEAEGRWTTAAYDTILAEVLRVIRPGGRFVFSVNVPEPSWLRVGVESLGGIFRTRRPLEFLKRSWRMMRYGAWLKREARTGRFHYLPADEIAEKLAAAGYTRIEHRLSYSQQAFIFRAVKPTR
- a CDS encoding SRPBCC family protein, encoding MKVTVEATVAAPVEAVWRAWTTPDDIKQWNAASDDWHTTAASVDLRVGGRFSSRMEARDGSAGFDFAGTYTTVIPLELIECAIGERTLRVEFHPNGAGGVIVRETFDAEETHTVEQQRAGWQAILDRFARHVEGRS
- a CDS encoding glycosyltransferase family 2 protein gives rise to the protein MTKPLVSVVMAAKNYARFLPTAVESVVAQTLPGWELLIVDDGSSDATPTAVRPYLVDSRVKYVRSDRLGQSRAKNLGIGLSRGRFVAFLDADDAWQPTKLEKQLARFTDGVAVVFCRRSLMNENGIELPHTPTPAPPTGRVLTPMFVQNFVCFSSVVVRREVFSAVGAFDPGWDLAIDYDLWLRVAARFGFDFVDEELVAYRTGHGNLSKKLADRVATALSIMHRAETRYAVGEEVPAGVIAAGYASTCRTLGYVVRKSEPLAAARWCATALRWPDARLASAKGLAAALLAWARGRREAGAAENATANV